Proteins encoded in a region of the Acetomicrobium thermoterrenum DSM 13490 genome:
- a CDS encoding Do family serine endopeptidase: MEAIAKPVDPVAGNPIAKIAEEASPAVVNIDTETMVKRPLFPFADDPFFRQFFGDQWDKFTQIIPMKGKGSGFIVSKDGYILTNNHVIEGADKITVSLADGRQLDAKIVGKDPTFDLAVIKVTAGNLPVLPLGDSDAVQVGEWVVAIGNPFGLDHTVTVGVISAKNRSIRAGNVSFDGFLQTDAAINPGNSGGPLLDLDGKVVGINTAIIPYAQGIGFAIPVNMAKSVIDDLVSYGRVRRGWLGVYVQPLTSDIAQAYGLKVEKGAVVADVVPDSPADKAGIKRGFVITKVDGVEINDAQDLVFQIRKRMAGDKIKIEIATSSGKRSVTVTLEEIPGQTEAPRLEVSDLEESLGIEVSPVTPALKQKYNIDSEKGVVVVGVKPGSISDRVGIREGDLILEANGVTLKTVDDLKKALQRNPDSVVLLVMREGRTFFISLRK; encoded by the coding sequence ATGGAGGCGATCGCGAAGCCTGTAGATCCCGTTGCGGGAAACCCCATAGCAAAGATAGCAGAGGAGGCATCTCCGGCTGTGGTCAATATAGATACGGAGACCATGGTAAAAAGGCCTCTTTTCCCCTTTGCCGATGACCCCTTCTTTAGGCAGTTTTTTGGCGACCAATGGGATAAATTCACTCAGATTATTCCCATGAAGGGGAAGGGCTCGGGTTTCATAGTTTCCAAGGACGGATATATATTGACCAATAACCATGTGATCGAAGGTGCTGACAAAATAACGGTATCCTTGGCCGACGGCAGACAGCTGGATGCCAAGATCGTGGGAAAAGACCCGACCTTCGATTTGGCCGTTATAAAAGTGACGGCAGGCAATTTACCTGTCCTTCCATTGGGCGATTCAGATGCCGTTCAAGTAGGTGAATGGGTAGTAGCCATAGGAAATCCCTTTGGTTTGGATCATACCGTCACTGTTGGAGTCATATCCGCTAAAAACCGCTCCATAAGAGCAGGTAATGTGAGTTTTGACGGGTTCTTGCAAACCGATGCGGCGATCAACCCGGGAAACAGCGGCGGTCCTCTTTTGGATTTGGACGGCAAGGTCGTTGGTATAAACACAGCTATCATACCCTATGCTCAAGGTATAGGATTTGCTATACCGGTAAACATGGCGAAAAGCGTAATTGACGATCTTGTAAGCTATGGCAGAGTTCGCAGAGGATGGCTTGGCGTTTACGTTCAGCCGCTTACGAGCGATATAGCTCAGGCATACGGGCTGAAGGTCGAAAAGGGAGCTGTAGTTGCAGATGTCGTTCCTGATTCTCCTGCCGACAAGGCCGGTATTAAGAGGGGTTTTGTGATTACTAAAGTAGATGGAGTTGAAATTAATGACGCTCAAGATCTGGTATTTCAGATACGCAAGCGTATGGCTGGAGACAAGATTAAGATCGAGATAGCAACTTCAAGCGGAAAAAGAAGCGTCACGGTGACTCTCGAGGAAATACCCGGTCAGACTGAGGCGCCTCGTCTTGAAGTTTCTGATTTGGAGGAAAGCTTAGGTATCGAAGTCTCTCCAGTAACTCCGGCTTTGAAGCAGAAATACAACATAGATAGCGAAAAGGGTGTCGTTGTTGTCGGGGTAAAGCCTGGATCGATAAGCGACAGAGTGGGCATTAGAGAGGGAGATTTAATCTTGGAGGCAAACGGGGTAACTCTAAAAACTGTGGATGACCTTAAGAAGGCATTACAAAGAAACCCTGATTCTGTTGTTCTTCTGGTAATGCGTGAAGGACGTACGTTCTTTATCTCCTTGCGGAAGTAA
- a CDS encoding metal-dependent hydrolase: MAKVTYLGHAAFYIEGKGLKALVDPFLSGNPNSAWKPSDIKELNFIFITHGHDDHLGDTVQIAKETLATVVTNAEISGFLSSKGVKCHAMHIGGRYAFPFGRVKLTPAWHGSGITDGDKMLYGGTPCGFVIEVDGKKIYHAGDTGLTVEMKLLEAENIDLAILPIGGNYVMDIDDAVRAVEFIKPKKVIPMHYGTFPVIEADPEEFKSKVGSLAEVVILDPGQSCEV, from the coding sequence ATGGCTAAAGTGACATATCTTGGGCATGCGGCCTTTTATATCGAGGGTAAAGGCTTAAAGGCGTTAGTAGACCCTTTTTTGTCGGGCAATCCTAACAGCGCTTGGAAGCCAAGCGATATAAAGGAGCTGAATTTCATATTTATAACTCATGGTCACGATGACCACTTGGGGGATACGGTTCAAATAGCCAAAGAAACTCTAGCCACTGTTGTAACTAATGCGGAGATATCCGGCTTCTTGTCCTCCAAGGGAGTTAAATGTCATGCTATGCACATAGGAGGAAGATACGCCTTTCCCTTCGGGCGGGTTAAGTTAACTCCCGCATGGCACGGATCCGGGATCACCGATGGGGACAAAATGTTGTATGGAGGCACTCCCTGTGGATTTGTCATCGAAGTGGACGGCAAAAAGATATACCATGCCGGCGATACAGGACTTACTGTGGAGATGAAACTTCTCGAAGCCGAAAACATAGACCTTGCCATCTTGCCCATAGGAGGAAATTACGTTATGGATATCGATGACGCCGTTAGGGCAGTCGAATTTATAAAGCCCAAAAAGGTGATCCCAATGCACTATGGAACCTTCCCCGTCATAGAGGCAGACCCCGAGGAATTTAAATCGAAGGTCGGATCCTTAGCCGAAGTCGTCATCTTAGATCCGGGACAAAGTTGCGAAGTATGA
- a CDS encoding MurR/RpiR family transcriptional regulator, with translation MNREELESLLRDKIPTLPKKARKVAEYLLSNMREVAFYSIGEVADKLNVSKAQLVRVARILGFQGYADLKTALQKAILEQIDPVTMLARAKERGEGLLPNILDTEHANIDNTWRMLDREKINEFVELVKKAKNIYCMGWGISSLVAETFYMRFRVMGLAGHLIKRGSLAILEQVRGIKEGDMVIVCELPSYVVEVTEAITKCASQKATIVTITDTAAAPVCSVATLQFYASALSPTFGSSIIGPLFLAHILTSVLSVELGEAAHEALEEQVQFLHDERIFHPVFGLRY, from the coding sequence ATGAACCGAGAAGAACTAGAATCTCTTTTGAGAGATAAAATACCGACGTTGCCAAAAAAAGCCAGAAAGGTAGCAGAATATCTGCTGTCTAACATGAGAGAGGTGGCTTTTTATTCAATAGGCGAGGTGGCGGATAAATTAAACGTCTCTAAAGCTCAACTGGTCCGTGTGGCAAGAATTTTGGGTTTCCAAGGATATGCCGATTTAAAGACAGCCCTCCAAAAGGCCATATTGGAACAAATAGATCCCGTAACCATGTTGGCTAGGGCAAAAGAACGGGGAGAGGGCCTGCTTCCCAATATCTTGGACACGGAGCACGCAAACATCGATAATACGTGGCGCATGCTGGATAGAGAAAAAATCAACGAATTCGTGGAACTAGTTAAAAAAGCGAAAAACATCTATTGCATGGGTTGGGGCATTTCCTCGCTGGTAGCTGAAACTTTCTATATGCGCTTCAGGGTAATGGGGCTTGCCGGGCATCTCATTAAACGCGGTTCTTTGGCAATTTTAGAGCAAGTGCGTGGCATCAAAGAAGGGGACATGGTCATCGTTTGCGAATTACCCAGCTATGTCGTGGAAGTTACTGAGGCCATAACAAAATGCGCATCTCAAAAGGCAACAATCGTTACCATAACCGACACTGCAGCCGCTCCCGTTTGTTCAGTGGCCACTCTCCAATTTTACGCCAGCGCCCTAAGTCCTACCTTCGGAAGCAGCATTATCGGGCCATTGTTTTTAGCCCACATATTAACTTCCGTGCTTTCGGTGGAGTTGGGCGAGGCAGCCCACGAGGCTTTGGAAGAACAGGTCCAATTTTTGCACGACGAAAGGATATTTCATCCGGTATTTGGCCTTAGATATTAA
- the guaA gene encoding glutamine-hydrolyzing GMP synthase — protein sequence MKAEDVIVILDCGSQYTQLIARRIREQHVFSEILPWDAPMEEIRSRNPKGIVISGSPKSVLSQGAPTISDELFDLGVPILGICYGMQLLSHLLGGRVAKVELAEYGRAKIEVLDLNAAIFRGLPKEFYVWMSHGDTVVELPPGARVLAKSESGLIAAMAFTEKPIFGLQFHPEVAHTEHGIEILRNFLFEVCHCDQTWNLGDWVEEQVKQISQTVGDGKVISALSGGVDSTVAAVLTQRAVGNRLYCVFVNTGLLRLNEAENVLSVYRNELKLNVRYVDASEEFLKALKGVTDPEEKRKAVGRTFIEVFEREAEKVGDAKWLLQGTLYPDVIESGRQGKGASVIKTHHNVGGLPEEMKLKLIEPLKDLFKDEVRAIGSILGIPRSILRRHPFPGPGLSVRCLGEVTPEKLELLRRADAVFIEELDVAGYYEKVWQAFCVLLPVRSVGVTGDERTYGYTVALRAVESLDGMTADWAYLDRELLDKVARRICNEIPGINRVVLDVTSKPPATIEWE from the coding sequence TTGAAGGCGGAAGACGTCATTGTTATCTTAGACTGCGGTTCTCAATATACTCAACTTATTGCAAGACGCATCAGAGAGCAACATGTATTTAGCGAGATTCTGCCCTGGGATGCTCCTATGGAGGAAATACGATCAAGAAACCCTAAGGGGATAGTCATCTCCGGAAGTCCTAAAAGCGTTTTGTCGCAGGGGGCACCCACAATATCTGATGAGCTTTTTGATTTAGGGGTTCCCATTCTGGGCATTTGTTATGGGATGCAACTTTTATCTCATCTTTTGGGGGGCAGGGTGGCAAAGGTCGAATTGGCCGAATATGGTCGCGCAAAAATAGAGGTGCTGGACCTCAATGCTGCTATTTTTAGAGGTCTTCCGAAGGAGTTTTACGTGTGGATGAGCCATGGAGATACGGTAGTAGAACTACCGCCTGGCGCCCGCGTTTTGGCAAAAAGCGAAAGCGGTCTCATAGCCGCTATGGCGTTTACGGAGAAACCCATCTTTGGATTGCAGTTTCATCCGGAAGTAGCTCATACTGAACATGGAATTGAAATTTTACGCAACTTTCTTTTCGAAGTATGTCATTGTGACCAGACGTGGAATTTAGGTGATTGGGTGGAAGAACAAGTCAAGCAGATATCGCAAACAGTAGGCGACGGTAAAGTCATATCTGCTTTATCTGGGGGTGTGGATTCCACAGTAGCTGCTGTTCTTACTCAAAGGGCAGTGGGAAACAGGCTCTATTGTGTTTTTGTAAATACCGGTTTACTGAGGCTCAATGAAGCTGAAAACGTTCTTTCTGTCTATCGCAATGAATTAAAACTGAACGTTCGTTACGTAGATGCTTCGGAAGAATTTCTTAAAGCCTTAAAAGGGGTTACCGATCCGGAAGAAAAGCGCAAAGCTGTAGGCAGAACCTTTATCGAGGTTTTCGAGCGAGAAGCAGAAAAGGTTGGAGATGCCAAATGGCTCCTTCAGGGGACCCTTTATCCCGATGTGATTGAAAGCGGAAGACAGGGTAAGGGAGCATCGGTGATCAAGACTCATCATAACGTAGGCGGATTGCCCGAGGAAATGAAATTAAAGCTAATTGAGCCGTTAAAAGACCTTTTCAAAGATGAAGTTAGGGCTATAGGATCCATTCTTGGCATTCCTCGCTCTATACTAAGAAGACATCCCTTTCCTGGGCCGGGATTGTCCGTTAGATGTCTTGGGGAGGTGACACCTGAAAAACTTGAGCTGTTGAGACGAGCCGATGCCGTGTTCATTGAGGAGCTTGACGTCGCAGGCTATTACGAAAAGGTTTGGCAAGCCTTTTGTGTTTTGTTACCCGTTAGGAGCGTGGGCGTCACTGGGGATGAACGTACTTATGGTTATACCGTTGCGCTCAGGGCGGTTGAGTCGTTGGACGGCATGACGGCCGATTGGGCTTATTTAGATCGGGAGTTGCTCGATAAAGTTGCCCGCCGTATATGTAACGAAATCCCTGGAATTAATAGAGTGGTGTTAGATGTTACAAGCAAGCCGCCGGCAACTATAGAGTGGGAGTGA
- a CDS encoding P-II family nitrogen regulator: MFMDVKCIVAIVERGKADKIVEGAKKAGAKGATILYGRGTGQSEALRFFNLRIEASKEVILILSEVNKYKAIYDAIVDIGKLNEPGTGIIFTFMVSELTGLHHREQIKN, encoded by the coding sequence ATGTTTATGGATGTCAAGTGTATTGTTGCCATCGTAGAAAGAGGCAAGGCCGACAAAATTGTTGAAGGAGCCAAAAAGGCGGGGGCCAAAGGTGCGACTATCCTCTACGGAAGAGGGACTGGTCAATCAGAGGCTTTGAGATTTTTTAACCTTCGCATCGAAGCCTCTAAGGAGGTTATATTAATACTAAGCGAAGTCAACAAATATAAGGCAATATATGATGCCATTGTCGATATTGGAAAACTTAATGAACCAGGTACTGGGATTATATTCACATTTATGGTTTCTGAACTCACCGGCTTACACCACAGGGAACAAATAAAAAACTAG
- a CDS encoding glycosyltransferase family 9 protein, which produces MRFLIIKTGETELLRDSATGGISDGEVFRSGVLLSRLLPDNEVYWYGAPGKLQALFPPVENLHFIDTLEEAQEPDVIFYLERTQIPFSEEWASKIKGFYFDGNRWRTRPRFPELENLIDSNESSRHSHPHWLYKLCGMQWRGEPYWSYIRIQGGNLRKRPLVGLNPRVGLKWPQKAWPMECWWSLAKKLQSAGCEVAWQPGGTMVGYADWIYNLDLLISVDTLGLHIALGGRVPVIGLFGPTSPKEIPKWGVGLWLWERGGKMTHSVERVFFTAQRYLKSIKSGYVKGVIGTSLLDDMS; this is translated from the coding sequence ATGCGATTTTTAATTATCAAAACCGGCGAGACAGAGCTTCTTAGGGATTCCGCCACAGGAGGCATTTCCGATGGCGAGGTGTTCAGGAGCGGAGTATTGCTTTCTCGTCTTTTGCCAGACAACGAAGTGTATTGGTATGGTGCCCCCGGAAAATTACAGGCGCTCTTTCCTCCTGTAGAAAATTTGCATTTTATAGATACATTGGAAGAAGCTCAAGAACCCGATGTCATTTTTTACCTCGAAAGGACTCAAATCCCTTTCTCTGAGGAGTGGGCATCCAAAATAAAGGGATTTTATTTCGACGGAAACCGTTGGCGAACAAGGCCAAGATTTCCGGAATTGGAGAACTTAATAGATTCAAACGAGAGCAGTAGGCATTCCCATCCTCACTGGCTTTACAAGTTGTGTGGCATGCAATGGAGAGGCGAGCCCTATTGGTCTTACATCCGTATACAGGGTGGCAATCTCCGTAAGCGTCCCTTAGTTGGGTTAAATCCTCGTGTAGGACTAAAGTGGCCACAAAAAGCTTGGCCCATGGAGTGCTGGTGGAGCCTGGCAAAAAAGCTTCAAAGCGCAGGATGCGAAGTCGCGTGGCAGCCGGGAGGAACTATGGTCGGTTATGCCGATTGGATTTATAACCTCGACTTGCTTATAAGCGTAGATACGCTCGGTCTTCACATAGCGCTCGGAGGAAGGGTCCCGGTGATAGGTCTTTTCGGCCCCACTTCTCCAAAGGAGATACCGAAATGGGGAGTAGGGCTATGGTTATGGGAACGGGGAGGAAAAATGACTCATTCCGTCGAAAGGGTGTTTTTTACAGCGCAGAGATATCTAAAATCTATAAAGAGCGGCTACGTAAAAGGGGTAATCGGGACATCCCTTTTGGACGACATGTCGTAG
- the aspS gene encoding aspartate--tRNA ligase yields the protein MFDAVFDENWKRTVYCGNATEDHIEKKIIINGWVRKRRDLGGIIFLEIWDHAGLVQVVINPETNELVHERAKQLRSEYVVAIKGVVKKRPAGTENPSLKTGNVEIIADDLMVLSPSTLPPFDLNEASAIDENIRLKYRYLDLRREVMQRNLRLRSKAANYTRTFLTDAGFVEVETPMLTKSTPEGARDYLVPSRVNPGKFYALPQSPQIFKQILMISGLDRYFQIVKCFRDEDLRADRQPEFTQIDIEMSFLTEEDIFELIEDYVKGLFRETIGVEIQTPFPRLSYSEAMERFGSDKPDLRIPFEIVDLKAVFQGRGIRAFEVGERGAIKGFVLPGGASLSRQEMSTIEGKAKELGAKGLAYFQLGNELKGPMVKFLDEDGKKLVIEKSQLSQGNALFVMADQDRNKVCEVLGQLRLEVARKYDLIEKGKWAFLWVVDFPLFEWSETENRYVSVHHPFTSPKNEDLHLLESEPWKVRSRAYDIVLNGNEVGGGSIRIHDPKVQESVFKVLGLDEVEAKNRFGFLLSALSYGTPPHGGIALGFDRLVMLLAGAKSIRDVIAFPKTQKAQCLLSGAPSYVDERQLEELHIKVTATDEEEG from the coding sequence ATGTTTGACGCAGTGTTCGATGAAAACTGGAAAAGGACCGTTTATTGTGGCAATGCAACCGAAGACCATATAGAGAAAAAAATTATTATAAACGGATGGGTGAGAAAGCGAAGGGATTTGGGTGGAATTATATTCCTTGAGATATGGGATCATGCCGGTTTAGTTCAGGTGGTCATTAACCCCGAGACGAACGAATTAGTTCACGAAAGGGCAAAGCAGCTGAGAAGCGAGTATGTGGTTGCCATCAAGGGTGTAGTTAAAAAAAGGCCTGCCGGAACGGAAAACCCATCTCTAAAGACCGGTAATGTCGAAATTATAGCCGACGACCTCATGGTGCTATCTCCATCAACTTTGCCGCCCTTCGATTTAAATGAGGCCAGCGCCATCGATGAGAATATAAGGCTTAAATATAGATATTTAGATTTAAGACGTGAGGTTATGCAGAGGAATTTGCGCCTCAGAAGCAAAGCGGCGAATTATACAAGAACGTTTTTGACGGATGCAGGTTTTGTTGAAGTGGAAACTCCGATGTTGACCAAATCGACTCCTGAGGGGGCAAGGGATTATTTGGTTCCGAGCAGGGTAAACCCTGGAAAATTTTATGCTCTTCCCCAGTCTCCGCAAATTTTTAAACAAATATTGATGATCTCCGGGTTAGACAGATATTTTCAGATAGTTAAGTGTTTCAGAGATGAAGATTTGAGAGCAGATAGACAACCGGAGTTTACTCAAATCGATATAGAAATGAGCTTTTTGACGGAGGAGGACATCTTTGAGCTAATAGAGGACTATGTGAAGGGATTATTTCGCGAGACTATAGGGGTGGAAATACAAACGCCCTTCCCGCGTTTAAGCTATTCAGAAGCAATGGAGCGCTTCGGTTCGGATAAGCCGGATTTGAGGATCCCCTTTGAGATTGTCGACTTAAAAGCAGTCTTTCAGGGCAGAGGTATTAGGGCTTTCGAAGTTGGAGAAAGAGGGGCAATTAAAGGTTTTGTGCTTCCTGGTGGAGCATCGCTGTCCAGACAAGAGATGAGCACTATTGAGGGGAAGGCAAAGGAACTGGGAGCCAAGGGGTTGGCTTATTTTCAGCTGGGGAACGAATTGAAAGGTCCCATGGTCAAATTCTTGGACGAAGATGGAAAGAAGCTCGTTATAGAAAAATCGCAACTTTCTCAAGGGAACGCTCTATTTGTAATGGCAGATCAAGATAGGAACAAAGTATGCGAGGTATTGGGACAACTTCGTTTGGAAGTCGCACGGAAGTACGATTTGATCGAAAAGGGCAAATGGGCCTTTCTTTGGGTGGTCGATTTTCCTTTATTCGAATGGAGCGAAACGGAAAACCGATATGTTTCCGTTCATCACCCCTTTACGTCTCCTAAAAACGAGGACTTGCACTTGTTGGAAAGCGAACCATGGAAGGTCCGGTCTCGTGCCTACGATATAGTTCTAAACGGTAATGAGGTCGGCGGAGGTTCTATAAGAATACATGACCCTAAGGTGCAGGAGAGTGTTTTTAAGGTCCTTGGATTGGACGAGGTTGAGGCAAAAAATCGGTTCGGCTTTTTGTTGTCTGCGCTTTCTTACGGTACACCGCCACACGGGGGGATTGCATTAGGGTTTGACAGATTGGTAATGCTCTTGGCCGGTGCCAAATCTATACGAGATGTCATTGCCTTTCCTAAAACTCAGAAAGCTCAGTGTCTGTTGTCCGGTGCCCCGTCTTATGTAGACGAGCGTCAACTTGAAGAGCTTCATATTAAGGTAACGGCCACTGATGAGGAGGAAGGTTAA
- a CDS encoding arsenate reductase ArsC: MRNRIRVLFVCSKNTARSQMGEALLNAIAGDRFEAESAGLEAGDSLNPFVVEVLQEIGIDISAKKTKKIVDLYESGKTYDYVIAVCDAAQAELCPVFPGVKKQLHWPFPDPASFEGTRKEKLQRTREIREEMKAKIEEWIREIT, encoded by the coding sequence GTGCGAAATAGGATTAGAGTGCTTTTCGTCTGTAGCAAAAATACAGCCCGAAGCCAAATGGGCGAAGCTTTGCTTAACGCCATTGCAGGCGACCGTTTTGAAGCGGAAAGTGCAGGATTGGAGGCAGGGGATAGTTTAAACCCCTTTGTCGTCGAGGTGCTGCAAGAGATTGGGATCGATATTTCAGCTAAGAAGACGAAGAAAATCGTGGATCTATACGAATCGGGAAAAACTTACGATTATGTTATTGCCGTCTGCGATGCGGCTCAGGCTGAGCTTTGTCCTGTTTTTCCGGGAGTAAAAAAACAACTTCACTGGCCCTTTCCCGATCCGGCTTCCTTTGAAGGAACAAGGAAAGAAAAGCTTCAAAGAACCAGAGAAATAAGAGAAGAGATGAAGGCCAAGATCGAAGAATGGATAAGAGAAATTACGTAA
- the hisS gene encoding histidine--tRNA ligase: MDIIKAPRGVRDILPDEAWKWAYVLETSRKVAGFFGYNEVHLPLFEHTELFSRGIGDSTDVVEKEMYTFLDRAGRSLTLRPELTASMVRCYLEHGMSKKVQPVKLWSAGPMFRYERPQKGRYRQFWQLDVEALGSEAPEVDLEIIAFAIYLFNALGLSNLEVVINSVGCPVCRPGYRDALKRYVGSNFDALCNTCQNRFERNPLRILDCKNERCREIMKDAPGIADYLCVECSEHFKRVKEGMTILGINYKEDKNLVRGLDYYTKTAFEVLSGELGAQNAVCGGGRYDNLAETIGGPHVPGVGFAAGIERIVLTMEGQGCDFGQQPGIDVFIVTADDLAKNKALKLLYDLRREQISVDMDYTGKSIGSQLKTASNREAKLACILGGVEIEKGVVTVKDLRKGSQSEVANDSLIDYVKANLAG, encoded by the coding sequence ATGGATATAATTAAAGCACCGCGGGGTGTAAGGGATATTCTTCCCGATGAGGCTTGGAAGTGGGCCTACGTTTTAGAGACGTCGAGAAAAGTCGCAGGTTTTTTTGGTTATAATGAAGTACATTTGCCGCTTTTCGAACATACAGAACTTTTCTCCAGGGGTATAGGAGATTCGACGGATGTAGTGGAAAAGGAAATGTACACTTTTTTAGATAGAGCGGGTAGAAGCTTAACCTTGCGGCCGGAGCTTACGGCTTCAATGGTCAGGTGTTATTTGGAGCATGGCATGTCAAAGAAGGTTCAGCCGGTTAAACTTTGGAGCGCAGGACCAATGTTTAGGTATGAGCGCCCGCAAAAGGGAAGATATCGTCAGTTTTGGCAATTAGATGTCGAGGCTCTTGGTTCAGAAGCTCCGGAAGTCGACCTGGAGATCATTGCCTTCGCTATATATTTATTTAATGCGCTTGGCCTTTCCAATCTTGAAGTCGTGATAAACTCGGTAGGATGCCCTGTTTGCAGGCCAGGTTATAGAGATGCATTGAAAAGATATGTGGGAAGTAATTTCGATGCGTTATGCAACACATGTCAAAATAGATTTGAAAGAAACCCCCTCAGGATTTTGGATTGTAAAAACGAAAGGTGTCGTGAAATAATGAAAGATGCCCCGGGTATTGCGGATTATTTGTGCGTCGAATGCAGCGAACACTTCAAAAGAGTGAAAGAGGGCATGACAATTCTTGGCATAAACTATAAAGAAGATAAAAATCTCGTTAGGGGTTTGGATTATTATACAAAGACGGCTTTCGAGGTCCTTTCGGGGGAGCTTGGCGCACAAAATGCCGTATGCGGTGGCGGAAGATACGATAACCTTGCTGAAACGATAGGTGGACCTCACGTTCCAGGTGTGGGCTTTGCGGCAGGGATAGAGCGTATAGTCTTGACCATGGAAGGGCAAGGTTGCGATTTTGGTCAGCAACCAGGTATCGATGTATTTATAGTGACAGCTGATGACTTGGCTAAAAATAAGGCATTGAAGTTGCTCTACGACTTAAGGCGCGAGCAAATTAGTGTCGATATGGACTACACCGGTAAATCAATTGGCTCACAACTCAAAACAGCTTCAAATAGAGAAGCCAAACTTGCCTGTATCTTGGGCGGTGTCGAGATAGAGAAGGGCGTTGTTACCGTAAAAGATCTCAGGAAAGGTTCCCAAAGCGAAGTGGCGAATGATTCCTTAATAGATTACGTAAAGGCAAATTTAGCTGGATAG
- a CDS encoding DUF1538 domain-containing protein, with product MRILANFKDFLETTRSVLPLAVILILFQLVILKRPIKNVKDIIFGILLCIFGLHIFLKGVLMSLHPLGDSVGENLVLMSNKWLIVGAAFIIGYLGTLVEPALKTLALEVEEVSIGAIPHKTLTHAVAVGFGVGMGIGIYKILFDIPYAKIITLLLLLVLILILFTPDEFISIAMDSASATTGPVNIPINMAIAIGLAKVLENVDPLTSGFGIVGLTSIGAMISVLILGILTKI from the coding sequence ATGAGAATATTGGCCAATTTCAAGGATTTCTTGGAAACCACAAGAAGTGTACTGCCTCTAGCTGTAATTCTCATATTATTTCAATTGGTCATATTAAAAAGACCAATAAAAAACGTCAAGGATATTATATTTGGAATTTTATTGTGCATATTCGGTCTACATATTTTTTTGAAAGGGGTGCTCATGAGTCTGCATCCGCTGGGGGATTCGGTAGGAGAGAATTTAGTATTAATGAGCAATAAATGGCTTATTGTAGGAGCTGCTTTTATTATTGGATATCTCGGAACGCTGGTTGAGCCGGCTTTGAAGACACTGGCACTTGAAGTGGAAGAAGTATCAATAGGGGCAATACCTCATAAGACGCTGACACACGCAGTTGCCGTCGGCTTCGGCGTCGGGATGGGCATAGGCATATACAAAATTTTATTCGATATCCCCTATGCAAAAATAATTACCCTCTTGCTCCTACTTGTTCTAATATTAATACTATTCACACCCGATGAATTTATTTCGATAGCAATGGATTCGGCCAGCGCAACCACGGGGCCGGTAAATATACCCATCAACATGGCAATAGCTATCGGCCTGGCAAAAGTTCTAGAGAACGTCGACCCACTTACCAGCGGTTTTGGTATTGTTGGACTAACGTCTATAGGAGCCATGATCTCGGTATTGATATTAGGCATATTGACGAAAATATAA
- a CDS encoding stage V sporulation protein S encodes MEVLKVSANSQPKSVAGAIAAVMREKGAVEVQAVGAGAVNQAVKAIAIARGYVAPNGIDLICIPAFAKISIDGEERTAIKFQLESR; translated from the coding sequence ATGGAAGTTCTCAAGGTCTCCGCAAACTCTCAACCAAAATCTGTCGCAGGAGCTATAGCTGCAGTCATGAGGGAGAAGGGTGCAGTGGAAGTGCAAGCTGTAGGTGCAGGGGCAGTGAACCAGGCTGTCAAGGCAATAGCAATTGCCCGGGGCTATGTAGCTCCTAACGGCATTGATCTGATTTGCATACCTGCTTTTGCAAAAATCAGCATAGATGGCGAAGAAAGGACGGCAATTAAGTTTCAACTTGAATCAAGATAA
- a CDS encoding chemotaxis protein CheX, producing the protein MADTATITKIVNSFAGALIGVCKNLGISAVLDKSEISPETKAPNNRAAALIGFVTSTVNGTIGLLADEQAFSEIVTTMSGGAVNPDFNDPLAMSAFGELTNMISGQAFIKFNEKEISITPPQLLTGEFIVAVPSAEDAVRSFTIPFKLDTGSKLYLVLALNA; encoded by the coding sequence ATGGCAGATACAGCTACAATAACGAAGATAGTTAACAGTTTTGCAGGCGCATTGATAGGCGTATGCAAAAACCTCGGTATAAGTGCCGTCCTAGACAAGTCTGAGATTTCTCCTGAGACTAAGGCTCCTAACAATCGAGCAGCGGCTTTGATAGGTTTCGTAACATCAACCGTCAATGGCACTATCGGGCTTTTAGCCGACGAGCAGGCATTTAGTGAAATCGTTACCACCATGTCGGGAGGAGCTGTCAACCCGGATTTTAATGACCCCCTTGCCATGAGCGCCTTTGGAGAGTTGACAAATATGATCAGCGGTCAGGCCTTTATTAAATTCAACGAAAAGGAAATATCTATCACTCCACCCCAACTTTTGACGGGTGAATTTATCGTCGCCGTTCCCTCTGCAGAAGATGCCGTTCGAAGTTTTACAATCCCATTTAAATTGGATACGGGCAGCAAATTATATCTGGTGCTTGCACTGAACGCTTAA